From Candidatus Rubrimentiphilum sp., one genomic window encodes:
- the coaBC gene encoding bifunctional phosphopantothenoylcysteine decarboxylase/phosphopantothenate--cysteine ligase CoaBC, which yields MSEAIFSGKRILLCVTGGIAAYKAAALTSTLVQRGAIVDVAMTEAAEEFVGPLTFAALTGRQVFTSLWDAPETIPHIRLVRDAQVALVAPATADVIAKLAQGIAGDLVTSALLAARIPIVLAPAMNDAMYTDPATQSNLQTLRERGYEIVEPERGYLAERESGIGRLAPEDAILQSLEVVLARAQSLKGKRVLITGGPTREAFDPVRFVSNPSTGATGIALAREAALRGASVTLVLGPTHLPAPHGVHVIDVVSAQDMNDAALVQAKDADLVIATAAVADWRPETASQQKVKKGEGDVDVRMVRTPDVLAAIAEHKNATIVVGFAAETENHETNARAKMERKHLDAIAVNDVSDGRGFGAQANSLTFLWGKDGRCELGAASKEVLAARLLDCIQQNVTRD from the coding sequence GTGAGCGAAGCCATTTTTTCCGGCAAGCGCATTCTGCTGTGCGTGACGGGCGGAATCGCGGCATATAAAGCAGCGGCTTTAACGAGCACGCTGGTGCAGCGGGGCGCGATCGTCGATGTTGCCATGACGGAAGCCGCCGAGGAATTCGTCGGACCGCTGACCTTCGCCGCACTCACCGGCCGTCAGGTGTTCACCTCACTCTGGGATGCGCCCGAAACGATTCCGCATATTCGCCTGGTGCGCGACGCGCAAGTTGCGCTTGTGGCTCCGGCGACGGCCGATGTCATCGCGAAACTCGCGCAAGGCATCGCCGGCGACTTGGTGACGAGCGCGCTGCTGGCGGCGCGCATTCCGATCGTGCTTGCGCCCGCGATGAACGATGCGATGTATACCGACCCGGCGACGCAGTCAAATTTGCAAACACTGCGCGAGCGCGGCTATGAAATCGTCGAACCGGAACGCGGGTATTTGGCTGAACGTGAAAGCGGTATCGGAAGACTTGCACCCGAGGACGCGATACTGCAATCGCTGGAGGTGGTGCTCGCGCGCGCGCAGTCGCTGAAAGGAAAGCGCGTGCTGATCACCGGCGGTCCGACGCGCGAAGCATTCGATCCGGTGCGATTCGTCAGCAATCCCTCTACGGGCGCAACGGGCATCGCGCTCGCGCGCGAAGCCGCGCTGCGTGGCGCAAGCGTGACGTTGGTTCTCGGCCCCACGCATCTGCCGGCGCCGCATGGCGTTCACGTGATCGACGTCGTCTCAGCGCAGGATATGAACGATGCGGCACTAGTGCAGGCGAAAGACGCCGATCTTGTGATCGCAACGGCCGCTGTGGCAGACTGGCGCCCGGAAACGGCTTCGCAACAAAAGGTAAAGAAGGGCGAGGGCGACGTGGACGTGCGGATGGTTCGCACTCCAGACGTTTTAGCTGCCATCGCGGAGCATAAGAACGCGACGATCGTCGTGGGATTTGCCGCGGAGACGGAAAACCACGAAACCAACGCGCGCGCCAAGATGGAGCGCAAGCACCTGGATGCCATTGCCGTCAACGACGTTTCGGACGGCCGCGGCTTCGGCGCTCAGGCGAACTCCTTGACGTTCCTCTGGGGAAAGGACGGCCGGTGCGAGCTGGGCGCCGCTTCGAAAGAGGTTTTGGCGGCCCGTCTGCTCGACTGCATCCAACAAAATGTTACTCGCGATTGA
- a CDS encoding aspartate aminotransferase family protein, whose protein sequence is MDLYGETYENYKLYVNPTLARVMKVAGSPVEVRAQGCTIWDQNGKAYLDFAGGYGVFTLGHRHPKVVAAVQAQLDVMALSGKTMFNVMLGRASKRLAELAPGDLQISFFCNSGTEAVEGAIKLARAATKRRRIVATRDAFHGKTLGSLSASGREYFRDTYAPLLEDVAHLEFGSTAGLEEALRDAAAFIVEPVQGEGGINVPPLGYLREVREICDRTGALLIADEVQTGLGRCGMLFGCNRDDVVPDVMTLAKGLSGGVIPVGAYITRPSVWNAAYSKHPVMHTSTFGGSEIACAAALAAMDALVEEHLVENARERGAQLLAGAQELCKDYPEILRSARGLGLLVGVELTNEGYGGWIISEMLKHGVTAAWTLNMQRVIRLEPPLIVTQSEIEQALAALAAGLSTAREKLGAL, encoded by the coding sequence ATGGACCTCTACGGCGAGACGTACGAGAATTACAAGCTCTACGTAAATCCGACGTTGGCGCGCGTGATGAAGGTCGCCGGCAGTCCGGTGGAAGTGCGCGCGCAAGGCTGCACCATCTGGGATCAGAACGGCAAGGCCTATCTCGATTTCGCCGGCGGCTACGGCGTCTTCACGCTCGGCCATCGGCATCCCAAAGTCGTCGCCGCCGTGCAAGCCCAGCTCGATGTAATGGCTCTCTCCGGCAAGACGATGTTTAACGTCATGCTTGGTCGCGCTTCCAAGCGCCTCGCGGAGCTCGCGCCGGGCGATCTGCAGATTTCCTTTTTCTGCAACAGCGGAACCGAAGCGGTGGAAGGCGCGATTAAACTCGCGCGCGCCGCCACAAAACGGCGCAGAATCGTCGCGACGCGCGACGCCTTTCACGGCAAAACGCTCGGATCGCTTTCCGCCAGCGGACGGGAGTATTTTCGAGACACGTACGCGCCGCTGCTCGAGGATGTAGCGCATCTCGAATTCGGCTCGACCGCCGGCTTGGAAGAAGCGCTTCGCGACGCGGCCGCGTTCATCGTCGAACCGGTGCAAGGCGAAGGCGGTATCAACGTTCCGCCCCTCGGATATCTGCGCGAGGTCCGCGAGATCTGCGATCGCACCGGCGCACTGCTGATCGCCGACGAAGTGCAGACCGGCCTGGGCCGCTGCGGCATGCTCTTCGGATGTAATCGCGACGACGTCGTTCCCGACGTGATGACGCTCGCGAAGGGGCTATCGGGCGGAGTCATTCCGGTAGGTGCTTATATCACGCGTCCGTCCGTGTGGAATGCCGCGTACTCCAAGCACCCCGTCATGCATACGTCCACCTTCGGCGGCAGTGAGATCGCCTGTGCGGCGGCGCTCGCCGCTATGGACGCGCTCGTCGAAGAGCACTTGGTTGAGAACGCGCGCGAGCGTGGGGCGCAGCTGCTCGCCGGCGCGCAAGAACTCTGCAAAGACTATCCGGAGATTCTCCGCAGCGCGCGGGGGTTGGGGCTGCTCGTCGGCGTGGAACTGACCAACGAAGGCTACGGCGGCTGGATTATCTCCGAAATGCTCAAGCATGGAGTGACCGCGGCGTGGACGCTGAATATGCAGCGCGTGATTCGCCTGGAACCGCCGCTGATCGTTACCCAAAGCGAGATCGAGCAAGCGCTGGCGGCGCTTGCGGCCGGACTCTCCACCGCTCGCGAAAAGCTCGGCGCACTCTAG
- the panC gene encoding pantoate--beta-alanine ligase: MNVAHELAPARAQLETLARPLGFVPTMGALHAGHLRLVEVARRECKSVVASLFVNPMQFGPQEDFERYPRDFEADSEKFAQAGVDLLFAPESATMYPPDFSTFVDVGKLGTRFEGAARPTHFRGVATVVAKLLNMVEPDVLYLGQKDAQQTAVLNKLVRDLNFRTRVEIVETVREPDGLALSSRNAYLSVQERAAAPTLYAALQTMLKEIQAGKSVEEARETAVRVISSQAKLEYMNLVDAQSFSNLKTLRAPAFLIGAARFGRTRLLDNLWIRS; encoded by the coding sequence ATGAACGTTGCACACGAGCTCGCGCCGGCGCGCGCGCAGCTCGAAACGCTTGCGCGGCCGCTGGGATTCGTGCCGACGATGGGAGCGCTCCACGCGGGCCATTTGCGCCTTGTGGAGGTCGCGCGACGCGAGTGTAAATCCGTCGTCGCGAGTTTGTTCGTCAATCCAATGCAATTCGGTCCGCAGGAAGATTTCGAACGGTACCCGCGCGATTTCGAAGCGGACAGCGAAAAGTTCGCGCAAGCCGGAGTCGATCTGCTCTTCGCGCCCGAGAGTGCTACGATGTATCCGCCGGATTTTTCCACGTTCGTTGACGTCGGCAAGCTGGGCACCAGGTTTGAGGGTGCCGCGCGCCCCACGCATTTCCGCGGCGTCGCCACCGTCGTCGCCAAGCTGCTGAACATGGTGGAACCGGACGTATTGTATTTGGGACAAAAGGACGCGCAGCAGACGGCGGTACTCAACAAACTTGTGCGCGATTTGAATTTCAGAACTCGCGTGGAGATCGTCGAAACCGTGCGCGAGCCCGACGGCCTGGCGCTTTCCAGCCGCAACGCCTATCTTTCCGTTCAGGAACGCGCCGCGGCGCCGACGCTGTACGCCGCGCTGCAGACCATGTTAAAAGAGATTCAAGCCGGCAAAAGTGTGGAGGAAGCGCGCGAGACTGCGGTTCGCGTGATTAGCTCGCAGGCGAAGCTCGAATACATGAACTTGGTAGATGCGCAGAGTTTTTCGAACCTGAAAACGTTGCGCGCGCCGGCATTTTTGATCGGCGCGGCGCGGTTCGGCCGGACGCGGCTGCTCGACAACCTGTGGATCCGATCGTGA
- a CDS encoding FHA domain-containing protein — translation MHSTFVLEVLSGPLDGKTWPFEDEIVIGRDETMAGACITLDRYVSRRHARLRSDSGSLLLSDLDSRNGTRVNERRVRGEQRIEPGTPFQVGRTVLRVTRAS, via the coding sequence ATGCACTCGACCTTTGTGCTGGAGGTCTTGAGCGGGCCGCTGGACGGGAAGACCTGGCCCTTCGAAGACGAGATCGTGATAGGCCGGGACGAGACCATGGCGGGCGCCTGCATCACGCTCGACCGCTACGTGTCGCGCCGGCACGCCCGGCTGCGGTCGGATTCCGGCAGTCTGCTCTTGAGCGATTTGGACAGCCGCAATGGAACGCGCGTCAACGAACGGCGAGTTCGGGGCGAACAGCGGATCGAGCCCGGTACGCCCTTCCAGGTCGGCCGCACCGTGCTGCGGGTTACGCGCGCTTCGTAG
- the dusB gene encoding tRNA dihydrouridine synthase DusB gives MQRTVAPLVIGPHQIWPPLVLAPMSGVTNRTMRALYKPFGLGLTVTEFVSANALQYASSAKRTMEMIDQHGLEKPVSTQLWGDDPAVMAKAAKIVRECGADIVDINFGCPAPKVTKINGGSACLRDLDRCEAIMRAVVEAVDCPVTMKMRLGWSEDKLVYIEAAQRAQKVGVQALTLHARTARQFYKGNADWEHIKRLKQSVDLPVIGNGDLGDPDQAMQRMRESGVDAIMLGRATLGNPWLISQIRDLMEGRAAQPVPSAADRLRYAVHVHYQAMLNDLGESRAVPQMRKHLALYFKGIPGAAVLRERIMRIDRAQDVIAVVEEAITALERPVAA, from the coding sequence ATGCAGCGCACCGTAGCCCCGCTCGTCATCGGGCCGCACCAGATTTGGCCGCCTTTGGTTCTGGCGCCCATGTCGGGCGTGACCAACCGCACAATGCGAGCGCTCTATAAGCCCTTCGGTTTAGGCCTGACGGTGACGGAGTTCGTGTCTGCCAACGCGCTGCAGTATGCATCCAGCGCGAAGCGCACCATGGAGATGATCGACCAGCACGGACTCGAGAAGCCGGTCAGCACGCAGTTGTGGGGCGACGATCCGGCCGTGATGGCTAAAGCCGCGAAGATCGTGCGCGAGTGCGGCGCCGACATCGTTGACATAAACTTCGGCTGTCCCGCGCCGAAGGTTACAAAAATCAACGGCGGTTCGGCCTGTTTGCGCGACTTAGACCGCTGCGAAGCCATCATGCGTGCCGTTGTTGAGGCCGTTGATTGTCCGGTGACGATGAAGATGCGCCTGGGCTGGAGCGAAGACAAGCTTGTTTACATTGAAGCAGCCCAGCGAGCGCAAAAGGTGGGTGTGCAAGCTTTGACGCTTCACGCCCGTACTGCCAGACAGTTCTATAAAGGAAACGCAGATTGGGAGCACATCAAGCGCCTCAAGCAATCCGTTGACCTGCCGGTAATCGGCAACGGCGATCTCGGCGATCCCGATCAGGCGATGCAACGCATGCGCGAGAGCGGCGTCGACGCGATCATGCTCGGCCGCGCAACGCTCGGCAATCCCTGGCTTATCTCGCAGATTCGCGATCTCATGGAAGGACGCGCCGCGCAGCCGGTGCCGTCCGCTGCTGATCGTTTGCGCTACGCGGTTCACGTGCACTACCAAGCGATGCTGAACGATCTCGGAGAGTCGCGCGCGGTTCCGCAGATGCGTAAACACCTCGCGCTGTATTTCAAAGGCATTCCCGGCGCCGCCGTTCTTCGCGAGCGCATCATGCGGATCGATCGCGCGCAAGACGTCATCGCCGTGGTCGAAGAAGCTATTACAGCGCTCGAACGCCCCGTCGCCGCCTAG
- a CDS encoding type III pantothenate kinase, whose protein sequence is MLLAIDVGNTDTKLGCFADGNSELAHAWRIRTNAKRTPDELGTLFVQLFASKQLLPSDVEAIVVASVVPNLDQALEEACSRYFGREPSFFKAHRQKLMPIDTERPGEVGADLVASAIGGKELYGTPLIVISYGTATVFMAINADGRYLGVAIAPGINISIDALVERTAKLPQIALEAPGHALGTDTISALQSGIVYGFVGQTEALVARIRAELGVDAKVIATGGMADVIAKHTKIIHAVNPNLSLIGLRRYHLSS, encoded by the coding sequence ATGTTACTCGCGATTGACGTCGGCAATACCGACACGAAGCTAGGCTGTTTCGCCGACGGTAACTCCGAGCTCGCGCATGCATGGCGGATCCGCACGAACGCAAAGCGGACGCCGGACGAGTTGGGGACGCTCTTCGTCCAGTTGTTTGCCTCGAAGCAGCTGCTCCCGTCGGACGTGGAGGCGATCGTCGTCGCCAGCGTCGTTCCCAATCTCGATCAAGCGCTTGAGGAAGCGTGTTCGCGGTATTTCGGGCGCGAGCCGAGCTTTTTCAAAGCGCATCGTCAGAAGCTCATGCCGATCGACACTGAGCGGCCGGGCGAAGTCGGCGCCGACCTGGTGGCGTCCGCCATCGGCGGCAAGGAGCTCTACGGCACCCCGCTCATCGTCATCAGCTACGGCACCGCGACGGTCTTCATGGCGATTAACGCTGATGGCCGTTATCTCGGAGTAGCCATCGCTCCAGGCATCAACATCTCGATCGACGCGCTCGTCGAGCGAACGGCGAAGCTTCCGCAGATAGCGCTGGAAGCACCGGGACACGCGCTCGGAACGGATACGATTTCGGCGTTGCAATCGGGAATTGTGTACGGTTTCGTCGGTCAGACCGAGGCCTTGGTCGCGCGCATTCGCGCCGAGCTAGGTGTTGACGCGAAGGTAATCGCCACCGGTGGTATGGCCGACGTCATTGCAAAGCATACCAAGATCATTCACGCGGTTAATCCGAACTTGAGTTTGATCGGCTTGCGCCGTTACCATTTGTCATCCTGA